A region of Paractinoplanes abujensis DNA encodes the following proteins:
- a CDS encoding ABC transporter permease, with translation MSPRITVATAGRVLRQLRHDRRTVALLIAVPALLLALLRFMYDGSDGTFDRIALIMLGVFPFVIMFLVTSIAMLRERTTGTLERLLTTPLGKIDLLFGYGLAFGLAAALQGAVATGAAYWLLGLETTGSAGLVVLIAVVNAVLGVALGLFCSAFARTEFQAVQFLPVVVVPQLLLCGLFVPRAQMAGWLSGVSDALPLTYAVEALTQVGVSAEPTTTMWQDLAVVTGAAVIALVLAAATLRRRTG, from the coding sequence ATGAGTCCGCGGATCACTGTGGCCACCGCCGGGCGGGTGCTGCGGCAGCTGCGGCACGACCGCCGGACCGTCGCGCTGCTCATCGCCGTACCGGCACTGCTTCTGGCTCTGCTTCGTTTCATGTACGACGGATCGGACGGCACCTTCGACCGGATCGCCCTGATCATGCTGGGCGTCTTCCCGTTCGTGATCATGTTTTTGGTGACCAGCATCGCCATGCTCCGCGAGCGCACGACCGGCACGCTGGAACGCCTGCTCACCACACCGCTGGGCAAGATCGACCTGCTTTTCGGGTACGGGCTGGCGTTCGGCCTCGCGGCGGCCCTCCAGGGAGCGGTCGCGACCGGGGCGGCGTACTGGCTGCTCGGTCTGGAAACCACCGGAAGCGCCGGGCTGGTCGTGCTCATCGCGGTCGTCAACGCCGTGCTCGGGGTCGCGCTCGGCCTGTTCTGCAGCGCTTTCGCCCGTACGGAGTTCCAGGCCGTACAGTTCCTACCGGTGGTCGTCGTGCCGCAGCTGCTGCTGTGCGGTTTGTTCGTGCCGCGCGCGCAGATGGCCGGCTGGCTCTCCGGCGTCAGCGATGCGCTGCCCCTGACGTACGCGGTGGAAGCGCTGACCCAGGTGGGCGTCTCGGCCGAGCCGACCACGACGATGTGGCAGGACCTGGCCGTCGTCACGGGGGCCGCGGTGATCGCGCTGGTGCTGGCGGCGGCGACCCTGAGGCGGCGAACCGGTTAG
- a CDS encoding TetR/AcrR family transcriptional regulator — MARSGRRPGNQDTRESILAAARTGFAEKGYDKASIRAIASDAGVDPALVHHYFGTKEKLFLAVMNAPINPAELVPQALAGPREQAGERLVRMALGVWDSPAGTAALAVFRSALSNEWTARLLRDFVVTQVLRRAVHEMAFDPAEADLRAALVATQIAGTIMARYVLKIEPLASADIDVLAAALGPNVQRFLTDPMPEVFKRD; from the coding sequence TTGGCGCGCAGCGGACGACGTCCCGGCAACCAGGACACGCGCGAGTCCATCCTGGCGGCCGCCCGGACCGGTTTCGCCGAGAAGGGGTACGACAAGGCGTCGATCCGGGCCATCGCGAGCGACGCCGGTGTCGATCCGGCCCTGGTGCACCACTATTTCGGCACCAAGGAGAAACTGTTCCTGGCGGTGATGAACGCGCCCATCAACCCGGCCGAGCTGGTGCCACAGGCGCTGGCCGGGCCCCGGGAGCAGGCCGGGGAGCGGCTCGTCCGGATGGCCCTGGGTGTGTGGGACTCGCCGGCCGGCACCGCCGCGCTGGCCGTCTTCCGCTCGGCGCTGAGCAACGAGTGGACGGCGCGGCTGCTCCGCGACTTCGTGGTCACCCAGGTGCTGCGCCGGGCGGTGCACGAGATGGCGTTCGACCCGGCCGAGGCGGACCTGCGGGCGGCCCTGGTGGCCACGCAGATCGCCGGCACGATCATGGCCCGGTACGTGCTCAAGATCGAGCCACTGGCCAGTGCCGACATCGACGTGCTGGCCGCGGCGCTGGGCCCCAACGTCCAGCGCTTCCTCACCGACCCGATGCCCGAGGTCTTCAAACGCGACTAG
- a CDS encoding DUF2470 domain-containing protein, with product MQPTHAEIARTLAAGHLPGVAHIACRPGPLPVRHVTDANGRVLLLSPADGAFAAALRPQEGNDDTAMVLDIADVPPMAGSPALGRVWISGWATLLEGDEARAAALDYAEIDASGDLLDVGEGQVLHRMDVAEVRYERNENLRDVDVDDFAAATPDPLCRIEFDLIADLIDHHEAEMSAYVRRQLGKTFQPVAEPKVVRMDRYGFMVRLDDKLARLAFPRPVADRHDLAHLLHPVLCHRCTD from the coding sequence ATGCAGCCCACCCACGCCGAGATCGCGCGCACGCTCGCCGCCGGCCACCTCCCCGGCGTCGCGCACATCGCGTGCCGTCCGGGACCACTTCCGGTGCGGCACGTCACCGACGCGAACGGCCGGGTGCTGCTGCTCTCGCCGGCCGACGGCGCCTTCGCGGCCGCCCTGCGCCCGCAGGAGGGCAACGACGACACCGCGATGGTGCTCGACATCGCCGACGTGCCCCCGATGGCCGGGTCGCCCGCCCTGGGCCGCGTGTGGATCTCGGGCTGGGCCACGCTGCTGGAGGGCGACGAGGCCCGGGCCGCCGCGCTCGACTACGCCGAGATCGACGCCTCGGGCGATCTGCTCGACGTCGGTGAGGGCCAGGTGCTGCACCGCATGGACGTGGCCGAGGTGCGTTACGAGCGCAACGAGAACCTGCGCGACGTCGACGTGGACGACTTCGCCGCGGCCACGCCCGATCCGCTCTGCCGCATCGAGTTCGACCTGATCGCCGACCTGATCGACCACCACGAGGCCGAGATGAGCGCCTACGTGCGGCGTCAGCTGGGCAAGACGTTCCAGCCGGTGGCCGAGCCCAAGGTCGTACGGATGGACCGCTACGGCTTCATGGTGCGCCTGGACGACAAGCTGGCCCGGCTCGCTTTCCCCCGCCCGGTGGCCGACCGCCACGACCTCGCGCACCTGCTGCACCCGGTGCTCTGCCACCGCTGCACCGACTAG
- a CDS encoding ABC transporter ATP-binding protein translates to MSEGTFATIKRGLSLSPELRPGLAGTIALAVVQMSGRVAVPIAVQQGIDHGIRAEGGPDLQFVVVVVAFTLLALMISTLAGYLMTRRLFTVSETALGALRSRTFRHIHDLSMLHQQSERRGTMVSRVTSDVDQISIFLQTGGVQLLLASGQLLVSTIVMAIYSWQLTIVVLLAFGPAVAVIRLFQKRLAAVYGAVRERTGVMLGAIAESVVGAMVIRAYGVAGRTEKRLDTSIDRLRVAQQRALRTSVTSFSSGEVGAGLALAAVVVVGVLIGVDGGLTVGRLTAFLFLVTLFIQPVQIATDMLNEAQNAVAGWRRVLDVLDLEPDVKDPDEVGVDLPAGPLSVRFADVSFRYPGGPIVLADVDLTIPARTKVAVVGETGSGKTTFAKLLTRLMDPVEGEVQLSGTSLRNVKFAALRSRVVMVPQDGFLFDATVAENIRFAQPSLTDEQLRSAFVELGLADWLAGLPQGLETPVGERGEALSVGERQLVALVRAYVADPDLLVLDEATSAVDPATEVRLQRALDTVTRGRTTVAIAHRLSTAQSADEVIVVDAGRVVQRGPHAQLVTQEGSIYAKLYASWLEQTR, encoded by the coding sequence TTGAGCGAGGGAACGTTCGCCACCATCAAGCGGGGGTTGTCGCTCTCGCCCGAGCTGCGCCCGGGGCTGGCCGGCACGATCGCCCTGGCCGTGGTGCAGATGTCCGGCCGGGTCGCCGTCCCGATCGCCGTGCAGCAGGGCATCGACCACGGCATCCGCGCCGAGGGCGGCCCCGACCTGCAGTTCGTCGTCGTGGTGGTCGCGTTCACGCTGCTCGCGCTGATGATTTCGACGCTGGCCGGCTACCTGATGACCCGGCGCCTGTTCACGGTCAGCGAGACCGCGCTGGGCGCCCTGCGCTCGCGCACGTTCCGGCACATCCACGACCTGTCGATGCTGCACCAGCAGTCCGAGCGGCGCGGCACGATGGTGTCCCGGGTGACCAGCGACGTCGACCAGATCTCGATCTTCCTGCAGACCGGCGGCGTGCAGCTGCTGCTGGCCAGTGGTCAGCTGCTGGTCTCCACGATCGTGATGGCGATCTACTCCTGGCAGCTCACCATCGTGGTGCTGCTGGCGTTCGGCCCGGCCGTCGCGGTCATCCGGCTGTTCCAGAAGCGGCTGGCCGCGGTCTACGGCGCGGTCCGCGAACGCACCGGCGTGATGCTGGGCGCCATCGCCGAGAGCGTCGTCGGGGCCATGGTGATCCGGGCGTACGGGGTGGCCGGCCGCACCGAGAAGCGTCTCGACACCTCGATCGACCGGCTGCGGGTGGCCCAGCAGCGGGCCCTGCGCACGAGTGTGACCAGCTTCTCCAGCGGCGAGGTGGGCGCGGGTCTGGCCCTGGCCGCGGTGGTGGTGGTCGGCGTGCTGATCGGCGTCGACGGCGGCCTCACGGTGGGCCGGCTGACCGCGTTCCTGTTCCTGGTCACGCTGTTCATCCAGCCCGTGCAGATCGCCACCGACATGCTCAACGAGGCCCAGAACGCGGTGGCCGGCTGGCGGCGCGTGCTCGACGTGCTCGACCTCGAACCCGACGTCAAGGACCCGGACGAGGTGGGCGTGGACCTGCCGGCCGGTCCGTTGTCCGTACGGTTCGCCGACGTCTCGTTCCGGTACCCGGGCGGCCCGATCGTGCTGGCCGACGTGGATCTGACCATTCCCGCCCGGACGAAGGTGGCCGTGGTCGGCGAGACCGGCAGCGGCAAGACCACGTTTGCGAAGCTGCTCACCCGTCTGATGGACCCCGTGGAGGGTGAGGTCCAGCTGTCGGGCACGTCGCTGCGGAACGTGAAGTTCGCGGCGCTGCGCTCGCGGGTGGTGATGGTGCCGCAGGACGGCTTCCTGTTCGACGCGACGGTCGCCGAGAACATCCGCTTCGCCCAGCCGTCCCTCACCGACGAGCAGCTGAGGTCCGCTTTCGTCGAGCTCGGGCTGGCGGACTGGCTGGCCGGCCTGCCGCAGGGGCTCGAAACCCCGGTGGGCGAGCGCGGCGAGGCCCTGAGCGTGGGGGAGCGGCAGCTGGTGGCCCTCGTACGGGCTTATGTGGCCGACCCCGACCTGCTGGTGCTGGACGAGGCGACCAGCGCCGTCGACCCCGCGACCGAGGTGCGCCTGCAGCGCGCCCTCGACACGGTCACCCGCGGCCGTACGACGGTGGCCATCGCCCACCGCCTGTCGACGGCGCAGTCCGCCGACGAGGTCATCGTGGTAGACGCGGGCCGCGTCGTCCAACGCGGCCCGCACGCACAACTGGTCACCCAGGAGGGATCGATCTACGCCAAGCTCTACGCGAGCTGGCTGGAGCAGACCCGCTGA
- the rpsD gene encoding 30S ribosomal protein S4, translating into MNNSRPKAKLSRALGIPLTPKCVKYFEKRPFPPGVHGRSRRKASDYQVRLLEKQRLRHQYNISESQMRKAYDDAHRAEGKTGETMVALLERRLDATVMRAGLARTIYQARQLVVHGHFTVDGKKVDRPGYRLKPGQVVEVRESSRAKPPFELAKAGAHLDGPTAPYLSTVVEDLRITVLRIPERSEIRVQCDEQLVVEFYAR; encoded by the coding sequence ATGAACAACTCCCGACCGAAGGCCAAGCTCTCACGGGCGCTCGGCATCCCCCTGACGCCGAAGTGCGTGAAGTACTTCGAGAAGCGGCCGTTCCCGCCGGGTGTGCACGGCCGGTCCCGCCGCAAGGCCTCGGACTACCAGGTCCGGCTGCTCGAGAAGCAGCGCCTGCGCCACCAGTACAACATCAGCGAGTCGCAGATGCGCAAGGCGTACGACGACGCCCACCGCGCCGAGGGCAAGACCGGCGAGACGATGGTGGCCCTGCTGGAGCGCCGCCTCGACGCCACCGTCATGCGGGCCGGCCTGGCCCGCACGATCTATCAGGCCCGCCAGCTCGTCGTGCACGGCCACTTCACGGTCGACGGCAAGAAGGTGGACCGCCCCGGCTACCGGCTCAAGCCGGGCCAGGTCGTCGAGGTGCGCGAGAGCAGCCGGGCCAAGCCGCCGTTCGAGCTGGCCAAGGCGGGCGCCCACCTGGACGGCCCGACCGCGCCCTACCTGTCGACAGTGGTCGAGGACCTGCGCATCACCGTGCTGCGGATCCCCGAGCGCTCCGAGATCCGCGTCCAGTGCGACGAGCAGCTGGTGGTCGAGTTCTACGCGCGGTAA
- a CDS encoding amino acid permease, with protein MAQNSGLSTAQGTALCVGAVLGTGVISMPALAAEVAGPASLVAWLALIVLSAPLALTFAALGARHPDGGGVSTYVRLAFGPRVGAAIGWTFFFAVPLGAPAAVAFAGGYVADIIGGGRVTTLLTFLAVVSAVFAMNWYGVRVSGRVQLVLTGVLAVLLLITVLTALPHANWDNLTPFAPHGWSGVGSAAAVLVWGFAGWEAVSSLAASYRNPRRDVPRATAVAVVLVGLLYLAVAVTSVLVLGPALGASPAPLADLLAAGVGGPVRILTAIVAVLLTVGAVNAYLAGASQLGAALTRDGALPVWMGRTPRRALLTVFLLSLASAALPLSLHTSLLLVTGCFTLVYVIGTAAALRLLPAGPWRVVAGIAFVAVAGLLWLNGAPALLSLVIVAASLAYQAFSSASKSAIPSSSSAGSVAPNPKTNPVGAGVDAE; from the coding sequence ATGGCACAGAACTCCGGACTCTCCACGGCCCAGGGCACCGCGCTCTGCGTCGGCGCCGTCCTCGGCACCGGCGTCATCTCGATGCCCGCCCTGGCCGCCGAGGTGGCCGGTCCCGCCTCGCTCGTCGCCTGGCTCGCGCTGATCGTCCTGTCCGCACCGCTCGCGTTGACCTTCGCCGCGCTGGGCGCCCGGCACCCCGACGGCGGCGGCGTCTCCACCTACGTCCGGCTCGCCTTCGGCCCGCGCGTGGGCGCGGCGATCGGCTGGACGTTCTTCTTCGCCGTCCCCCTGGGCGCGCCCGCCGCGGTCGCGTTCGCCGGGGGTTACGTGGCCGACATCATCGGGGGCGGCCGCGTCACCACCCTGCTGACGTTCCTGGCCGTCGTGTCCGCGGTGTTCGCGATGAACTGGTACGGCGTCCGGGTCTCGGGCCGGGTGCAGCTCGTGCTGACCGGGGTGCTGGCCGTCCTGCTGCTGATCACCGTGCTCACCGCGCTGCCCCACGCGAACTGGGACAACCTGACCCCGTTCGCGCCGCACGGCTGGTCCGGCGTCGGTTCGGCGGCGGCCGTGCTGGTCTGGGGCTTCGCGGGCTGGGAGGCGGTGTCGTCGCTGGCCGCCTCCTATCGCAACCCGCGCCGGGACGTGCCCCGGGCCACCGCCGTCGCGGTCGTGCTGGTCGGCCTGCTCTACCTGGCGGTCGCGGTGACCAGCGTGCTCGTGCTGGGCCCGGCGCTCGGCGCGAGCCCGGCGCCGCTGGCCGACCTGCTCGCGGCCGGGGTCGGCGGGCCGGTGCGGATCCTCACCGCGATCGTGGCGGTGCTGCTGACCGTGGGTGCGGTCAACGCCTACCTGGCCGGGGCCTCGCAGCTCGGGGCGGCCCTGACCCGCGACGGCGCGCTGCCGGTGTGGATGGGCCGCACGCCGCGCCGGGCCCTGCTCACGGTCTTTCTGCTGAGCCTGGCCTCGGCCGCCCTGCCGCTCAGCCTGCACACCTCGCTGCTGCTGGTCACCGGGTGCTTCACGCTGGTCTACGTGATCGGCACGGCGGCCGCGCTGCGCCTGCTGCCGGCCGGGCCGTGGCGGGTGGTCGCCGGGATCGCGTTCGTGGCCGTGGCCGGGCTGCTCTGGCTCAACGGCGCGCCCGCCCTGCTGAGCCTGGTGATCGTGGCGGCGTCGCTGGCGTATCAGGCTTTCAGCAGCGCCTCGAAGAGCGCCATCCCCTCGTCGAGCAGTGCCGGGTCGGTGGCGCCGAACCCGAAGACGAACCCGGTCGGCGCGGGCGTCGACGCCGAGTAG
- a CDS encoding S8 family peptidase, with protein sequence MATPRIVAAGLLAVVTAAVASGTPAVAAPATGDIRLAGTANAIAGSYIVVMKPGASVTTGLKRSLPVINGYEASLSEAQAKKLAASPGVAYVEQNQTIALSATQSNATWGIDRIDQRNRPLSTTYTYPVTASNVTAYIIDTGIRYTHNDFGGRARFGYDAVGSGGVDCNGHGTHVAGTVGGSTYGVAKAVRLVGVRVLNCSGSGTTAGVIAGVNWVTNNAVKPAVANMSLGGGVSTTLDNAVAASINSGVTYALAAGNSTANACNSSPSRVAAAITVGATTSTDARASYSNYGTCLDIFAPGSSITSAWYNSNTATSTISGTSMASPHVAGAAALVLSRNTGYTPAQVRDSLVNNATTGVVTNPGTGSPNRLLFVVQ encoded by the coding sequence ATGGCGACTCCCCGCATCGTGGCCGCCGGCCTGCTCGCCGTAGTCACCGCCGCCGTGGCTTCCGGCACCCCCGCCGTGGCCGCCCCCGCCACCGGAGACATCCGGCTCGCCGGAACCGCGAACGCGATCGCCGGCAGCTACATCGTGGTCATGAAGCCCGGCGCCTCGGTCACGACCGGCCTCAAGCGCAGCCTGCCCGTGATCAACGGGTACGAGGCGTCCCTGTCGGAGGCCCAGGCCAAGAAGCTCGCGGCCAGCCCCGGTGTTGCGTACGTGGAACAGAACCAGACCATCGCACTGAGCGCCACACAGAGCAACGCGACGTGGGGCATCGACCGCATCGACCAGCGCAACCGGCCGTTGAGCACCACGTACACGTATCCGGTGACCGCGTCCAACGTGACGGCGTACATCATCGACACCGGCATCCGGTACACGCACAACGACTTCGGCGGGCGGGCCCGATTCGGCTACGACGCGGTGGGCAGCGGCGGCGTCGACTGCAACGGCCACGGTACGCATGTCGCCGGCACGGTCGGCGGGAGCACGTACGGGGTCGCCAAGGCTGTCCGGCTCGTCGGCGTACGCGTGCTGAACTGCTCGGGCAGCGGCACCACGGCCGGGGTCATCGCGGGCGTCAACTGGGTCACCAACAACGCCGTCAAGCCGGCGGTCGCCAACATGAGCCTCGGCGGCGGCGTCAGCACGACGCTCGACAACGCGGTCGCGGCCTCGATCAACAGCGGGGTCACGTACGCCCTGGCGGCCGGCAACTCGACCGCCAACGCGTGCAACTCGTCGCCCTCACGCGTCGCCGCGGCGATCACGGTCGGCGCCACGACCAGCACCGACGCCCGCGCGAGCTACTCCAACTACGGCACCTGCCTGGACATCTTCGCGCCCGGCTCGTCGATCACGTCGGCCTGGTACAACTCGAACACCGCGACCAGCACCATCAGCGGCACGTCGATGGCCAGCCCGCACGTGGCCGGCGCGGCCGCGCTCGTCCTGTCCCGCAACACCGGCTACACCCCGGCCCAGGTGCGCGACAGCCTGGTCAACAACGCCACCACCGGGGTCGTCACCAACCCGGGCACCGGCTCCCCGAACCGGCTGCTCTTCGTCGTCCAATAG
- a CDS encoding ABC transporter ATP-binding protein: MSTRSSGDVLLRGLRVLGQAIKAEPRLFTVGVAGSSLFGILVIANSYVVGAVIGRVVVPAFSSGSVATGTLALIAATFLGLSALRVGTIFGRRLGAGYMQFRLQARYRRAVTRRYLSLPPAWHQKHATGTLLSNANSDVEAAWVPIAPLPFAVGTIVMIFAAVVALFLTDWVLALVGVVLFPLLFALNTFYARMMSPRQIRAQQMRAKVSAVAHESFDGALVVKTMGREEDEARRFKAFVDELRDALISVGRLRGLFDPLMDSLPSVGTLAVLLLGAWRLQAGAISVSEVVTVAFLFTVLAFPVRAIGWVLGELPRSVAGWDRVQAVLAAEGDLAYGSATAPASGPATLRFEQVDFSYGDGPLVLHDVSFTVPPGKTVALVGATGSGKSTIASLAVRLVDPEQGRVTLDETPLPELSEAALTSASALVPQLPFVFDDTVRGNITLERDGLGDDEVWAALRLAQADGFVAKLPDGLETAVGERGASLSGGQRQRLTLARALAGQPRLLVLDDATSAVDPRVEADILAALRGRDTGASILVVAYRRATIALADEVVYLEQGKVVATGTHLELLAAHPGYADLVTAYEKAESERVEA; this comes from the coding sequence TTGAGCACCAGGTCCAGCGGCGATGTGCTGCTACGGGGGCTGCGGGTGCTGGGCCAGGCGATCAAGGCGGAGCCGCGTCTCTTCACCGTCGGCGTGGCCGGCAGCAGTCTGTTCGGCATTCTGGTCATCGCCAACTCGTACGTCGTGGGCGCGGTCATCGGACGCGTCGTGGTCCCCGCCTTCTCCAGCGGCTCGGTCGCCACGGGCACCCTGGCCCTGATCGCCGCGACGTTTCTCGGGCTCAGCGCGCTGCGGGTGGGCACCATCTTCGGCCGTCGTCTCGGCGCCGGTTACATGCAGTTCCGCCTGCAGGCCCGCTACCGCCGCGCGGTGACCCGGCGTTACCTGTCGCTGCCGCCGGCCTGGCACCAGAAACACGCCACGGGCACCCTGCTGTCCAACGCGAACTCCGACGTCGAGGCGGCCTGGGTGCCGATCGCGCCGCTGCCGTTCGCGGTGGGCACGATCGTGATGATCTTCGCCGCGGTGGTCGCTCTGTTCCTCACCGACTGGGTGCTGGCACTGGTCGGCGTCGTCCTCTTCCCACTTCTGTTCGCCCTCAACACGTTCTACGCGCGGATGATGTCGCCGCGGCAGATCCGGGCCCAGCAGATGCGGGCCAAGGTCAGCGCGGTCGCCCACGAGAGCTTCGACGGCGCGCTGGTGGTCAAGACCATGGGCCGCGAGGAGGACGAGGCCCGCCGGTTCAAGGCGTTCGTCGACGAGCTGCGCGACGCGCTGATCTCGGTCGGCCGGCTGCGTGGCCTGTTCGACCCGCTGATGGATTCGCTGCCCAGCGTGGGCACGCTGGCCGTGCTGCTGCTGGGGGCCTGGCGGCTGCAGGCCGGGGCGATCAGCGTCAGCGAAGTCGTCACCGTCGCGTTCCTGTTCACGGTGCTGGCCTTCCCGGTGCGCGCGATCGGCTGGGTGCTCGGCGAGCTGCCGCGCAGCGTCGCCGGGTGGGACAGGGTGCAGGCGGTGCTCGCGGCCGAAGGTGATCTCGCCTACGGATCGGCCACCGCGCCCGCGTCGGGTCCGGCCACACTGCGGTTCGAGCAGGTCGATTTCTCGTACGGGGACGGGCCGTTGGTTCTGCACGACGTGTCGTTCACCGTGCCGCCGGGCAAGACGGTGGCGCTCGTCGGCGCGACCGGCTCGGGCAAGTCGACCATCGCGTCGCTGGCGGTGCGCCTGGTCGACCCCGAGCAGGGCCGGGTCACCCTCGACGAGACCCCCCTGCCCGAGCTGAGCGAGGCCGCCCTGACGAGCGCGTCCGCCCTGGTGCCGCAGCTGCCGTTCGTCTTCGACGACACCGTGCGCGGCAACATCACCCTCGAACGCGACGGCCTGGGCGACGACGAGGTCTGGGCGGCTCTGCGGCTGGCCCAGGCCGACGGGTTCGTGGCCAAGCTGCCCGACGGGCTCGAGACGGCGGTCGGTGAGCGCGGCGCGTCGCTGTCGGGCGGGCAGCGGCAACGGCTCACGCTGGCCCGCGCGCTGGCCGGGCAGCCCCGGCTGCTCGTGCTGGACGACGCGACCAGCGCCGTCGACCCGCGCGTGGAGGCCGACATCCTGGCCGCGCTGCGCGGTCGCGACACGGGGGCGTCGATCCTGGTCGTCGCCTACCGGCGGGCCACGATCGCGCTGGCCGACGAGGTCGTCTACCTGGAGCAGGGCAAGGTCGTGGCGACCGGGACGCACCTCGAGCTGCTGGCCGCGCACCCCGGGTATGCCGATCTGGTCACGGCGTACGAGAAAGCTGAGTCGGAAAGAGTCGAAGCTTGA
- a CDS encoding PLP-dependent aminotransferase family protein, producing MDLIIRLDGADGKTAAVYRALRTAIVDGRLPAGERLPPTRALAADLGVARGSVATAYERLVAEGYLEARVGAGTFVALKAINRTRRRHAADPIRPRDDWNFEPLATSGAARKPRYDFRSGIPDAQLFPFDAWRRLVTAELRLRANNPGTYGDPAGHPALREAVARYLGVSRGVRTTAADVVVTNGAQHAFDLIARVLVKPGDVVAVEEPGYPPARRILAALGAKVAGVRVDDEGLVVADLPAHCRLVHTTPSHQFPLGRAMSLARRRELLDWARARPAAIVEDDYDSEFRFSARPLEPLHSLDTAGRVLYVGTFSKSMLPALRTGFVLATPGLRDPLIAARQLGDGYGQPAIQAALARFLDEGLLARHVRRAGRAYGERHARIAAALAAMPGLDVLPSAAGLHVTALTGADSTAVVSAAARAGLAVDDLRAYSASTPAPTGFVFGFGATDPALLDEGMALFEALLKA from the coding sequence GTGGACCTGATCATTCGGCTCGACGGCGCGGACGGGAAGACGGCCGCGGTCTATCGCGCGTTGCGCACGGCGATCGTGGACGGCCGGCTCCCGGCGGGGGAACGGCTGCCCCCGACCCGGGCCCTCGCGGCCGACCTGGGCGTGGCCCGGGGCAGCGTGGCCACCGCGTACGAGCGCCTGGTGGCCGAGGGTTATCTCGAAGCCCGGGTCGGCGCGGGCACCTTCGTCGCGCTGAAAGCAATAAATCGAACACGGAGGAGGCATGCGGCCGACCCCATCCGGCCGCGCGACGACTGGAACTTCGAGCCGCTCGCCACCAGCGGCGCCGCGCGCAAACCCCGCTACGATTTCCGCTCCGGCATCCCCGACGCCCAGCTGTTCCCGTTCGACGCCTGGCGCCGCCTCGTCACCGCCGAGCTCCGCCTGCGAGCCAACAATCCCGGCACGTACGGGGATCCGGCCGGACACCCCGCGCTGAGAGAAGCAGTCGCGCGTTACCTCGGCGTCTCCCGCGGCGTCCGCACCACCGCGGCCGACGTGGTGGTCACCAACGGCGCCCAGCACGCGTTCGACCTGATCGCCCGGGTGCTGGTGAAGCCGGGTGACGTGGTCGCCGTCGAGGAGCCCGGTTATCCGCCGGCCCGCCGCATCCTGGCCGCGCTCGGCGCGAAGGTGGCCGGCGTCCGGGTCGACGACGAAGGCCTGGTGGTCGCGGACCTGCCCGCGCACTGCCGGCTCGTCCACACCACCCCGTCGCATCAGTTCCCGCTGGGCCGCGCGATGAGTCTGGCCCGCCGGCGGGAACTGCTCGACTGGGCCCGCGCCCGGCCCGCGGCGATCGTCGAGGACGACTACGACAGCGAGTTCCGCTTCTCGGCCCGTCCCCTGGAGCCGCTGCACAGCCTCGACACGGCCGGTCGCGTGCTCTATGTGGGCACGTTCTCCAAGAGCATGCTGCCGGCCCTCCGTACGGGCTTCGTGCTGGCCACACCCGGTCTGCGCGACCCGTTGATCGCCGCCCGGCAGCTGGGCGACGGCTACGGGCAGCCGGCGATCCAGGCCGCACTGGCCCGTTTCCTCGACGAGGGGCTGCTCGCGCGGCACGTCCGCAGGGCCGGCCGGGCGTACGGGGAAAGACACGCCCGGATCGCCGCGGCGCTGGCCGCCATGCCGGGCCTCGACGTCCTGCCCTCGGCGGCCGGGCTGCACGTGACGGCGCTGACCGGCGCCGACTCGACCGCGGTGGTGTCCGCGGCGGCCCGCGCCGGTCTGGCCGTCGACGACCTGCGCGCCTACTCGGCGTCGACGCCCGCGCCGACCGGGTTCGTCTTCGGGTTCGGCGCCACCGACCCGGCACTGCTCGACGAGGGGATGGCGCTCTTCGAGGCGCTGCTGAAAGCCTGA
- a CDS encoding TIGR03085 family metal-binding protein: MTAYAQRERRLLADLLLRLGPDQPTLCEGWTTRDLAAHLVVRDRRPDAAAGAMIKPLHDHGERVRLRTADRPYEEVVHEVRTPPWWSPVSNPLTDELANTIEFFVHHEDARRGQPEWEPRALDPGLEAALWRNVQVTGKLVLRRAGVAVTVRSDGYGSFTVGEAPATTLSGPPGELALYLTGRTGAARVEIAGDGLEGVRLGL; this comes from the coding sequence GTGACCGCCTATGCCCAGCGGGAGCGGCGACTGCTCGCCGACCTGCTTCTTCGCCTCGGCCCCGACCAGCCCACCCTGTGCGAGGGATGGACGACTCGCGATCTCGCGGCCCACCTCGTGGTGCGGGACCGGCGGCCCGACGCGGCGGCCGGGGCGATGATCAAGCCCCTGCACGACCACGGCGAACGGGTGCGGCTGCGAACCGCGGACCGCCCGTACGAGGAAGTGGTGCACGAGGTGCGGACACCGCCCTGGTGGAGTCCCGTCAGCAACCCTCTCACCGACGAACTGGCCAACACCATCGAATTCTTCGTGCACCACGAAGACGCGCGGCGCGGGCAACCCGAGTGGGAACCCCGCGCGCTGGACCCCGGCCTGGAAGCCGCGCTGTGGCGAAACGTGCAGGTCACGGGCAAGCTGGTGCTACGCCGGGCGGGTGTCGCGGTGACGGTCCGCTCCGACGGGTACGGCTCCTTCACCGTCGGCGAGGCGCCCGCGACCACCCTTTCGGGGCCGCCCGGGGAACTCGCGCTCTACCTCACCGGGCGGACGGGAGCGGCCCGGGTCGAGATCGCCGGCGACGGCCTGGAAGGCGTACGGCTGGGTCTGTGA